In a genomic window of Aeromicrobium panaciterrae:
- the hemE gene encoding uroporphyrinogen decarboxylase, with amino-acid sequence MTATLTDSAFLQACRGEQPEHTPVWFMRQAGRSLPEYLKLREGVAMLDSCFRTDMVVEITMQPVRRYGVDAAIFFSDIVVPLKAIGVDLDIVPGVGPVIADPVSTHAQLDQFRDLEADDVTTITDAVKALVVELGSTPLIGFAGAPFTLASYLVEGGPSKDHRKTKQLMYSDPDLWHALLTRISVIAGQFLRLQVEAGASAIQLFDSWAGNLSLADYEKYVRPHSAAVLESVADLDVPRIHFGVGTGELLHSMGQAGADVVGVDWRVPLDEAVRRVGPGKAVQGNLDPTLLFAPTELVHARAAEIIDAGRSAEGHVFNLGHGVLPATDPDSLARLVDFVHGYDISL; translated from the coding sequence GTGACCGCAACCCTGACCGACAGTGCCTTCCTTCAAGCGTGCCGTGGCGAGCAGCCCGAGCACACGCCCGTGTGGTTCATGAGGCAGGCCGGCCGCTCGTTGCCGGAGTACCTCAAGCTGCGCGAAGGCGTCGCCATGCTCGACTCGTGCTTCCGCACCGACATGGTCGTCGAGATCACGATGCAGCCCGTACGCCGCTATGGCGTCGACGCGGCGATCTTCTTCTCCGACATCGTCGTCCCGCTCAAGGCGATCGGTGTCGACCTCGACATCGTGCCGGGTGTGGGTCCGGTGATCGCTGATCCGGTCAGTACCCACGCGCAGCTCGACCAGTTCCGCGATCTCGAAGCCGATGACGTCACGACGATCACCGATGCCGTGAAGGCGCTGGTCGTCGAACTCGGCTCGACACCGCTGATCGGCTTCGCTGGAGCACCGTTCACCCTCGCGTCCTACCTCGTCGAAGGCGGTCCCTCGAAGGACCACCGCAAGACCAAGCAGCTGATGTACTCCGACCCCGACCTGTGGCACGCGTTGCTCACCCGCATCTCGGTGATCGCTGGCCAGTTCCTGCGCCTGCAGGTTGAGGCCGGTGCTTCGGCGATCCAGCTCTTCGATTCGTGGGCTGGCAACCTCTCGCTCGCGGACTACGAGAAGTACGTACGTCCGCATTCGGCCGCTGTGCTCGAATCGGTCGCCGACCTCGACGTACCCCGCATCCACTTCGGTGTGGGCACGGGCGAGCTGTTGCACTCGATGGGCCAGGCTGGCGCTGATGTTGTCGGCGTCGACTGGCGAGTGCCGCTCGACGAAGCCGTACGCCGCGTTGGCCCGGGCAAGGCTGTGCAGGGCAACCTGGATCCGACACTGCTCTTCGCGCCGACCGAGCTCGTACATGCGCGTGCCGCGGAGATCATCGATGCCGGTCGCAGCGCCGAAGGACATGTGTTCAACCTCGGCCATGGTGTTCTCCCGGCAACCGATCCCGACTCGTTGGCTCGGCTCGTCGACTTCGTCCACGGCTACGACATCTCCCTATAA